From Cyprinus carpio isolate SPL01 chromosome A18, ASM1834038v1, whole genome shotgun sequence:
ctccagtagatctgctctggaCGCCGCTCTGTATAAAAGTATCACAAATAGTGACTTTTGAGTACACTACTAGTTACATATATGTTTAAATTGGACTGCAACTATACTAACACGTGAAACTATATAGGTAGGCCTATTACTGATagctttataataatcataattatagtaataataaatcattttgtatACTTTGAAGTATTAGTCTCAGTAAAAACTACGAGTGTAGTAGTTTAATCTGAGGTATACTCATAAGTTTCTTTACGGAACTGACATCATACTTAAATATACAACTATGTCCATATTTAGGTATTAATTTGATAACTATTTGTTAAGTATATCTGACATACAAAAACATCAAAGCACAGGCTATCGGCTTATCAAACAAAAATTTACGCTAGCttcatgaattgtttttttttttttttatacacactgAATGTAgtgtaaattttataaaataaaaaagtaagaaataaaaccgcattttgaacaaaaagcagaaaaagaCTCGTCGCTCAACACCCAAAGCAGATTGATCAGTCATATTACACTCTTCATTGGTCGACATTtgattccataacattacacacagttttgatgctgttttatgtcaagTGATCATGTTAGGAGAATACATGTGAAGGCAATTGTTGTTTAGGTTTCTTCTTCACTTTTCACTCTTTTTGGAAATTATGTACAGAAGATGTGCTTAATAAAGGCCCCTAGCATtataaacaatgaaaacacagattctctAGCAGGCATTTTATGTGCATCTGAAACACATTTATACCTTTTCTTAGTATAACTAAAAGAAATATTGCATCTGTCTCTCTTGGCTGTCTGTCTTTGATCAGTTGAGAAGAGATGTGTCCCTGTGGATATCACaatgcatgttaaaataaatacactatgACATTTGGTTGAGTTACTGTCAGTAATATGTAATTTATGGTTCGTTTCAAAGCAAGATAAGTTTCTATTGTGCCCCAAGGAATCACATAAAATGTATTGGATTTTGGACAAGGACAAagactgtgtgtatgtgcacaTATATGAATAGTACATTTACTAGGAAAGGTATTTACTACAGTAGATTTCATGTCAAATAAAGCTGTTTTAAGTAATATTAGGCCTGTCATGATTATTTAAGATGACTATGATCATTACcatgtaataatatatttcttgtgGTGCAGTAGTGCCTTATGTGAGAGCTGCATAACTCATTTGGTATTCAGTTGAAGCAATAATGTGTTATAAATgtgatatgttatatatatatattgtaaatgcattattatcattgtatattgtattatattatgtatattgaaaaatattattcatgTAATTCTATCCAGTTTGTTTATAAGGGGTACACATTTCACTGTATGACAGAAATAGAAAGTGAATAAATTACTTCTTAAGGTGTATGCGTATTAAGCtttttaaagcgatagttcacccaaaaattaaaatttgatgtttatctgtttacccccagggcatccaagatttcggtgattttgtttcttcagtagaacaccaaatatgatttttagcttcaggcgttgcagtctctcagcagtacagtgcgtgacaatggtcacagaatctatgagagaaaaaaaaaaaacatccacagaaaaatccaaattaaaccctgcagctcgcaatgatacattgatgtgtaaagacacaaaacgatcggcaTGTGCCAGAAActtaacagtatttatatagtttttttacctcgcagacttataagtgcattactgccacctatctctcaaatggaccattgacactcctgattgagattatAGATAGGTAATGCAcatataagtctgcgatccgccataaagccacaagaaaaagatgatgcaggctgctgtgaagtgcgttcacaagagttctaacagttcggacattgcgtgaatcagaggtaaaaaaaaaaaactatataaatactgttcagtttcttgcacacaccgatcgttttgtgtctttacacatcaatttatcatcacgagccacagggtttaatttggattttctgtgcatgttttttctctctcatagattctgtgaccattgccaagcattgtacagctgagagactgcaacgcctggagataaaaatcataattagtgttctactgaagaaacaaagtcaccgaaatcttggatgccctgggggtaaacagataaacatcaaattttcatttttgggtgaactatcgctttaaaaaGCTTAATACGCATACACCTTAAGAAGTAATTTATTCACTTTCTATTTCTGTCATACAGTGAAATGTGTACCCCTTATAAACAAACTGGATAGAATTAcatgaataatatttttcaatatacataatataatacaatatacaatgataataatgcatatatcacatttataacactatatatatatatatctctataacATATagatattgctatatatatataaatattttataaaacattattgctatttattgtaacaatttttattatttattatattgttttattttgtattatttatattttattatttattattacattatttattttttaatcaaaaggaaaaaaaatattccaggtaattaatatcattacataTACTCATAAACTgtaatccatttttctttttctgtccagCTGATTGCTGCCATTGTGTTCCTGAGTTTTGGTATAATTTCCAGTTTCCTGTGTCTTGTGATTGATGGCGTTTTCATCCTACTCAACATGGTGAGTACAGTaaccatgaaacatttttacatagaaacaaccttagcaactgcctagccaCCATTCAGAGCATCTTATCAATGCAATAGCAACCAAACTGAATACCCGAGCAACCACTTTGATACTACTGTACATTGGAGGTCTAAATTAGTCTTACAATTTAGtcatcacttttcttttttttttttttttttttttactttaagactGGTTACATACATAATGTAGATTGGTCTAATTTGATACTGAAAAGTATGATACATTTTACCCCTTGGCTAACTGTTATTTGGTCATACAAATTCCTAAGACACAGTGTTGTTAACCTAATGACTATGTTTATGCAGCTGGCAACATAACatgttcagttttcagtgtcaaaaTCCAAGAGCTGCATTTGAAGGGATGTGGAGGTCACTGAATTGTGGATGCTGGCACTGACTCATTTAGTAATTGTGTAAAAAGTCAGTGGTCAGATCATCTATCTTGACAGCACGAATGTGACCCATGAAGTTTGAGGGAAAACCCTAGGTGTGATCTGTCCTTTTtgagcatttacatttatgaactTTGTAGAAGCTAGAATCTAGAGCACCAAAAAGGTGTGCCTTTAGCTGAAAGTTGTGGAGGTTTCAGCAGTTCAGATGAAGGTTGGCAGCTCACTTCAccagagaggaacagagagggTGAAGGTCTTGGAAAATGACTATCAAGCCTGGTTGTATAGGAACATCAAGGCTCACACATTCCGTGataacaaggagtgctgtcttcATAAGATTGAGCTGGAGATGGTGTTAGTTTGTCCAAACAGAGATGTGTAAAAGGCAGGCAGAGATACAAACTGAGACAGTGGGACAGATTGAAATGACAGATGGTAAGAGAAGCCTCTCCAAACAAAAGGTATTCTATTGTATCTCTATCTtttgtaataaagaaaaaacGTTGCAACACAATTCCAAGGAAAAAGCCAAGCTGAGGACATTTCTTACACTCTGCCAACAGGATATGCGTCCAGTGAAGGCTGGAAGATGTCAATTCTACACAAGCGGAAATGGTTACATCTATGAGAACTACTACGCAACAGTGAGTCAAGTCAGCTTTGTAAAATTTGTATGCCTACCTTTaattacttaatatattaataaaacatgcacacTTTAATAGATTAAATAACAAGGACAAAAGTCCTAATTTTAGGCTGATTTAGGTCCTTGATGGATGAACTGATGCAGTTATTTATGGATGGATGAATTGATACATTTATTTGGCATTGTAatctattattataatagtaattaatgTGAAGAGAGTTGAATGAAGAAGAGATAGGTGGATGAAAATGTGTgcacaaaagtttgtttttatataaaaaagagagagctttgtgcataatgttttatttctaaaatacacTCAATTGTTTTGTAGGTTCCCTGTCAAGGACTAACAGAGTCCTGTAATATGAAAGTTCGCAGTGGAACGTGTTACTGTTGTGATTTGTATGATTGTGCCAAGTAAGTAATTCATATTTGTGAAGACGTGTGCAGATACTTTAAGTAAACACTcaacaataatgcaataaaagttaTTTGTCCACTGCATTGCATAAAAGAgatcaaaaaacatttcactCTTAGTGGCATTTTTGCTAGTTTTTGCAAGTATCTCTTACTATTACTCATACTTTGATTTAACAGTTCAAAAAGGAAAGTTTTACAAATAGCACATAACTCATTTCATACCATTTGCACTACAGTCAGTGAGTTTTACACAGGCATGAACCACTTAGCACTTTTTTCAGAATGTCAATAAGTTATTAATATGAAATAGCATATAAACCAACCTGTAGAGTAGACATAAACGTAATATCATGACAATAATTTGCCTGCTTGCTTTCTTTTCCAGTGGAGGATATCTGAATAATTACTATGAGTTTGTTGGTGTGCAGAGCTGTCAGGAGGTCTTCTCTCTATATGTTCTCCTCTGGGTCTTAACCACGCTTAACCTGCTGGCCTTCGTGTGTGGAATCTTGACCACTGCTGTACTGGGCAGTATCAAATACATGGTAAGTCactgagagagtgagagaaaaatgACTACTCCACTCTAACATTGTGAGCCAttcagaatttgtttttaaacttctACATTTTAAGAGTTAACAAACAAAGTGCAAATAAAGAGCAGTAATTAGAATTTTGGTCCATTGCTCCAAATCAGAATTTTGTCCATCACTGCTTTGCACATATCTGATACTTGCCGGATTGTATGATATTTTGACAAATTTACACTTTCCAAAATCCAAAAAGATCACCAATGATTTAATAAGCTGTTTTCATACTATAAAAATCTATAACACCCTGACGAAGGCTTGCTTGGGCTGATACGTGTTGGTGTCTTTTTAATATGTAGCCCTGTCTTAGAATAAAGGCTTTTTACCTTGCTGACTATGTGAGATCCACCTATTATTTTGGACATTTTGTTCCCTTTCTGGAGCACCCATAGTTCTGCCTGCAAGTACAGTACCTGATTTGCTCTTGgtcaagatttttttctttgattataaAAATCTGTTTGGCAGATATTgagttttattttcaattatgatTTTGGCTTCCAAAAATTATGACAAGAAGACAATAGAGATAAATCATTGTTTCCCATTTGCAATGATGctcttgttttgtcttgtgttttaaatCCAGAGCATCCTTTTCATTTATAGCAGTGCACTTTTGCTCCTCCATAAAACCCTAAACTTAGTGCCCAAATTTCAGCACAGAGTCTGTCTTTCTGTGGACACACACAGGAGTGCAACAGAGTTAAAAGTTaccacacatttacatttacgcatttagcagatgcttttatggaAAGCAATTTACAACAGAAGAGGAACAAAGCAATTTGTCAACAAGCTGAGTGTGTAAGTGCATTGTTTTAAGTGTGTGGGGAAGTTAAGTTCTTGCAGAAGAGATGTGTCTTAAGCTGATTTTTGAAAGATGTGATGGTCTCAGAAGTTCAGATGGAGGTTTGAAGGTTTTGCAAAGTGACTTTTTGCATCATTATAAAGGAACAACAAGGTGTCACTTATTCTGTGACTTGAGCTGGAGGAGTGAAAATAAACTTGTAAGAGTGAATTGATATACTGCAGGGAGGTGCTGTTCCAGTGGTAGTCCTGACATCCAGCTTCAAAGCCTTAAATTTGATTCTGGCCAGTGGAGTGGGATCAGGAGGGGTGTGATGTGGGTCCTCTTTGGCTGATTAAAGactatcacttcgatagaccaatcttaCTTCAGAGTGGAAACTAAATGAGCCAAATACACATTGGGATGCATTATTGCAGTCCAGCTGCCTCCTGATCACAGCATTATTATAAGTAATGCAGCAGGTGCATGCATACCCGCTTTTCCGCTTTGTGCTGAACGTTAGTATCGTTCATCCTCAAACTGTGTCTAGCTGTGAACTCGCGTTCCAgtcacgctctcggaagcttcgtgtgttggcaaGACGGTGCTTCAGCGGTGGTCATTCCTGAGTcaagtgggttgcgcacttcaggctgcactaccccctgtcgtgtaaaagagcatttcctaaagagcaaatttgaattgcctagagttgttaattgcctagagttgttctCCAAAAGAGCTTCTCACAGGTGCGTCTTTTGAAAAGATGATGGATCGTCCTTAtaaaggatgccgtttcacccatgCGTTTCTGAGTGCGGttgttacctggcaacgggtgatggtcacgatcctgcctcacgtgtctgggcaagtacgctgaggtggctttcgtggatgaatcatgttcccactgcgggaagatgaccatctcaaggctgtgaaccaggctccgctaccttcataGGGGCAGAGTCCGTTGCGCTGCGCTGATCTGGGGCCCGTTCTGGCTGCAGACAgatgagaaccacttccagcagtagctgCGAGTGGTTTGaggggttacagtggtggcaaaccccgcagggaacccagccctctggggaccatcactcctgcTTACACCtctgatccagtggagcaacctatggaacgtgctgggccctcttcaaagagcataccagcTGGCATCCAGTGGTGCAATGCCCCCCTGACcaagatgtcgatctcagcattggagggagagctgtccCGATGAAGATTTCGGCTGCGCACTTCCACGCCTCCGGGACGTGGCAAAAGCCTGAATCGActggagatgacagctatgcttttcCCAGGCCCCCGAGAGGGTGGCTCGAGTGGAAACTCTCCACCGTTCCCCCTCAAGGCTGGATGACTGGTTTCTCAAAGTGGCTCCGCGCTGGTTCTCAGCCCCCcggcctttcttcccggaagtgcaagATGAACTCACCAGGTCGTGGGACCGGCAcctttactgccagaaaccggcggTGGGCTCTTCCTCCCCTTGACACCTTGGACGGCGGTGAAGCGAAAGGGGTGACCGGCGATCCCCCCAGTGGAGTGCTTGCGCGTAGTGACCTTAATTGTGTCCTTAGTCTGCCTCCTCATGGCGGGGGgaccggtgcttccttcccgggcctgtaggtAGTTGTCTGGTTTAACTGGCAGTGCCTGCCTTATAGCTTGCAGGAAGCTGTTTCATGCCTTACATACTATGGCGTTGCACTGCAAGGCACTgaaaggacctgcacgagggttgTCACAAtctggaagttctgaaagaactctgaACTGCCACTGACCTTGCGCTCCGGCGGCCGAAGGTCATCGCGAGTTCTCTGGGTTTTCGCGATATCcgcgcttgtggtccaggagtgccaactctggctgtgtctggttgaTATTGGGGCGCCGACAAAGCTgggttccttaatgcccctgtgtcccagactggcctcttCCGGCTGACACAGTGAGAACCTGGGCCCAGCAGGTTCTTGGCTGCGCAGGGGAGCAGACTGAGGTGGTCCGACCTTCTGCCCGGTCAGGCGGCTGCTGCGCTCCACCCATCCCACGGCCGcagtgccccagcctgctcgtcaccgagGGTGGCACCCTCCATCCGCCCCGCACCCGCATCCgcacagcagcctccagcaaagtAGCACCGTAAGGGGAAGCTGGGGCGTAGGCAGCCCCGCCCCACCTGTCCTAGCCActgtcaaacctggcggtgagcagaagagcaagaGAAAGGTGGTGAGGTtacggccaatcttggatctcgcgagttttgaaccgggcctgGCCATCGGTACCGGtcaagatgttgacacagaaaaGCAGCTTCCAGGTGCGTCCGTCCCCAGAGATTGGTTTGCAAGAGTTCAGCCTGAAAGGCGCTTATGCTTTTCCATGTGTTGATCCTTCACGCACCACAGACctttttctgcggtttgcgttcaaGGGCCGGCCATATCAGTACAAGTCCCTGTCTCACCCGTGTCTTGCCCAGAAAGTATGCGGAGGTGGCTCTTGTTTACCCTCAGAGAACAAGGTGTTTCTCATCCTCACCTATCTAGATGATTGGATTATACTAGCACAGTTTCGGGATCAGTTGTGCAGTCACAGGACCTGGGGCTCCGGCGCACCTCAGCCTGATGTTGCtgagaaaagagcaaactctcccagACAGTGcccctcacagaggaacgtgctagcctgcttgaatacattcaagggtAGGACAAGCGGTTCCACTGaaaggctcctggggcatatggcagcagGCAGGCAGCACTTACACCGCTCAGCGCGTTACATATGAGACCCGCTCCAGCACTGGCAtttatggccgagtcccaagGTCGCCCAAGGCATGGAAGCACAGCACTcacgggtccaagttacaccagcctgtccGCCAAACATCACCCCGTGGTCAGTTCTTGCATtcctccgggcaggggtgccTCTAGAACAtttctccaggcatgctgtggtttacacggatgcctccacccaCTGGCTAGGGGGCCCATGTACAATGGGCTtcgcagtctcaggggtttgacAGGCCTGCAGCTCCATTGGCACATCAAGTGCCTATAGtttgttagcagtgcgccttgcttTGAACCGTCTCAAATGGCGGATAACACAATGACCTTTGCATACATCAACagacaaggtggtctgcactcccaTCACAGGTCGCAACTCGCCCGGcatctcctcctttggagttggaaggttctgaggtcacttcatgctgtttacattccgggcctgctcaaccgtacagccgacgagctgtctcgagcaatgcccCGGGAGAATGGCAACTCCATCCCCAGGCGGTCCAGCTGATTTGCTCAGGTAGACCtatttgct
This genomic window contains:
- the LOC109087876 gene encoding transmembrane protein 255B-like, translating into MDMRPVKAGRCQFYTSGNGYIYENYYATVPCQGLTESCNMKVRSGTCYCCDLYDCANGGYLNNYYEFVGVQSCQEVFSLYVLLWVLTTLNLLAFVCGILTTAVLGSIKYMVSH